Proteins from one Xenorhabdus griffiniae genomic window:
- the rodZ gene encoding cytoskeleton protein RodZ has translation MKTETYPEEANLTTGQILRQAREKHELSQQTVADRLCLKLSTVRDIEEDNIPSNISPTFIRGYIRAYAKLVQVPESEILSILDKQIPSKAIKTAPMQSFSAGKKRKKRDGWLMKITWVVIVLLLGMTFLWWWQNYKVQQTELSSMATQSNVQNSQVAGSENDRQAASVGENDVAPLKENQSEATVQSGVSPEKTLSAEAKGTEGNSKAPVSSGAPVSTATNQSATNATPENTTAVANAEVNSAVVSPSSTDVNSISTANNDELVIDFSGECWLAVKDAKGKVLFSGIKKKGDSLKLSGDLPYSVNIGAPAKVKVQFRGKPVDLSSFVKKGVTAKLTLK, from the coding sequence ATGAAGACTGAAACTTATCCAGAAGAAGCTAATCTGACAACAGGTCAGATTCTGCGTCAGGCTCGTGAAAAACATGAGCTTTCTCAGCAAACTGTGGCAGATCGCTTGTGTCTTAAACTGTCCACTGTTCGTGATATTGAAGAAGATAATATCCCGTCAAATATTTCACCGACATTCATTCGTGGTTATATTCGCGCCTATGCAAAATTAGTTCAGGTGCCTGAATCTGAAATCTTGAGTATCCTGGATAAACAGATCCCCTCTAAGGCCATAAAAACGGCACCTATGCAAAGTTTTTCCGCGGGAAAAAAGCGCAAGAAACGTGACGGGTGGCTAATGAAAATAACATGGGTTGTTATTGTTTTGCTGTTGGGGATGACATTCCTGTGGTGGTGGCAGAACTATAAAGTACAACAAACAGAACTGTCTTCAATGGCCACACAATCAAACGTCCAAAATAGCCAGGTAGCAGGTTCTGAAAATGACCGACAGGCGGCAAGTGTCGGGGAGAATGATGTAGCGCCTCTTAAAGAAAATCAATCCGAAGCGACTGTTCAATCTGGTGTTTCCCCGGAAAAAACATTGTCGGCAGAGGCAAAAGGCACAGAAGGAAACAGCAAGGCTCCCGTGTCTTCCGGCGCGCCGGTATCCACAGCAACAAATCAGTCTGCAACTAATGCAACGCCAGAAAATACAACTGCGGTTGCCAATGCAGAGGTGAATAGTGCTGTTGTGAGTCCGTCATCGACTGATGTAAATAGTATCAGCACTGCGAACAACGATGAATTAGTGATAGATTTCAGTGGTGAATGTTGGCTGGCAGTCAAAGATGCTAAAGGTAAAGTATTGTTTAGTGGCATAAAAAAGAAAGGGGATAGCCTAAAACTTTCCGGTGATTTACCTTACTCGGTGAATATTGGCGCACCAGCCAAGGTTAAAGTCCAGTTCCGGGGAAAACCCGTGGATCTCAGTTCCTTTGTGAAGAAAGGTGTCACGGCTAAACTGACACTGAAATAA
- the ispG gene encoding flavodoxin-dependent (E)-4-hydroxy-3-methylbut-2-enyl-diphosphate synthase: MHNESPIKRRKSTRIYVGNVPVGDGAPIAVQSMTNTRTTDVEATVNQIKALERVGVDIVRVSVPTMDAAEAFKSIKQQVNVPLVADIHFDYRIALKVAEYGVDCLRINPGNIGNEDRIRQVVDCARHNNIPIRIGVNGGSLEKDLQEKYGEPTPEALVESAMRHVDILDRLNFDQFKVSVKASDVFLAVGAYRLLAQKIDQPLHLGITEAGGARAGAVKSSIGLGILLSEGIGDTLRISLAADPVEEVKVGFDILKALRIRSRGINFIACPTCSRQEFDVIGTVNALEQRLEDLITPMDVSIIGCVVNGPGEAEVSTLGVTGAKTKSGFYEDGIRQKERFDNNNLIDQLEAKIRAKAAILDAKNRISINQLDE, encoded by the coding sequence ATGCATAATGAGTCACCGATAAAAAGACGTAAATCTACACGTATTTATGTCGGTAATGTTCCCGTCGGGGATGGCGCACCGATTGCAGTGCAATCAATGACTAACACACGAACAACTGATGTTGAAGCAACAGTCAACCAAATTAAGGCGTTAGAGCGTGTAGGTGTTGATATCGTTCGGGTGTCTGTTCCAACAATGGATGCAGCCGAAGCGTTCAAGTCCATCAAACAGCAAGTCAATGTCCCTCTTGTTGCCGATATTCATTTCGATTACCGCATAGCCTTGAAAGTTGCAGAATATGGTGTTGACTGTCTGCGCATCAATCCTGGCAATATTGGTAACGAAGATCGTATTCGTCAGGTTGTGGATTGCGCCCGCCACAATAACATTCCAATTCGCATTGGGGTTAATGGCGGATCGTTGGAAAAAGATCTACAGGAAAAATACGGTGAACCCACACCAGAAGCGTTAGTTGAATCAGCAATGCGTCATGTGGATATTCTTGATCGCCTGAACTTCGACCAATTTAAGGTCAGCGTCAAGGCTTCTGACGTTTTTCTGGCGGTTGGTGCATACCGTTTACTGGCGCAAAAAATAGATCAACCGTTGCATTTGGGGATTACGGAAGCAGGCGGAGCCCGTGCTGGTGCGGTGAAATCTTCGATTGGTCTTGGCATTTTGTTGTCAGAAGGTATTGGCGATACGTTGCGTATTTCGTTGGCCGCAGATCCAGTAGAAGAAGTTAAAGTTGGTTTTGATATTCTGAAAGCATTGCGGATCCGTTCACGGGGCATTAATTTCATTGCTTGTCCAACTTGTTCACGCCAGGAATTTGACGTTATCGGTACGGTTAATGCGCTTGAGCAGCGTCTTGAGGATTTAATCACCCCGATGGATGTTTCGATCATTGGTTGTGTTGTGAATGGGCCTGGGGAAGCCGAAGTTTCAACGCTTGGCGTAACGGGTGCGAAAACAAAAAGCGGCTTTTATGAAGATGGCATTCGCCAAAAAGAGCGTTTTGACAATAACAACTTGATTGATCAACTTGAGGCGAAAATTCGGGCGAAGGCAGCTATCCTTGATGCTAAAAACCGAATCAGCATCAATCAGCTTGATGAGTAA
- the hisS gene encoding histidine--tRNA ligase — protein sequence MTKNIPAIRGMNDCLPAETAIWQRVESTVKRVLSGYGFSEIRTPIVEQTPLFKRAIGEVTDVVEKEMYTFDDRNGESLTLRPENTAGCVRAGIQHGLLYNQEQRLWYIGPMFRYERPQKGRYRQFHQLGAEVFGLQGPDIDAELILMTARWWRELGIADHVTLELNSIGSLEARANYREALVAFLEQHKEKLDEDCRRRMYTNPLRVLDSKNPEVQQLLNDAPELFDYLDSESKEHFDGLCQLLDSAGIKYRINQRLVRGLDYYNRTVFEWVTSALGAQGTVCAGGRYDGLVEQLGGKATPAVGFAMGMERMVLLVQEVNPDFVADLAVADVYFSSFGEGSQQAALILAEKIRDQLPELRLMTNHGGGNFKKQLTRASKHGAKVALILGEDEIQAGNISVKDLRNGEQETLSQQAVAARLSELLG from the coding sequence GTGACAAAAAATATCCCAGCTATTCGTGGCATGAACGATTGCCTTCCTGCTGAAACGGCCATCTGGCAACGAGTTGAATCGACGGTAAAGCGTGTGCTGTCAGGTTACGGTTTTAGCGAAATTCGGACACCGATTGTAGAGCAGACCCCGTTATTCAAACGTGCAATTGGGGAAGTCACTGATGTTGTTGAAAAAGAGATGTATACCTTTGACGATCGCAATGGTGAAAGCTTGACCCTGCGCCCAGAAAATACCGCAGGATGTGTCCGCGCCGGTATTCAGCATGGTCTGCTGTACAATCAGGAACAGCGCTTATGGTATATCGGGCCTATGTTCCGTTATGAGCGTCCACAAAAAGGTCGTTATCGTCAATTCCATCAGTTAGGGGCTGAAGTGTTTGGCTTACAAGGGCCAGATATTGATGCTGAACTTATTTTAATGACAGCACGTTGGTGGCGCGAGCTCGGTATTGCTGATCACGTTACACTTGAATTGAACTCGATTGGTTCATTAGAAGCCCGTGCCAATTATCGTGAGGCATTAGTAGCCTTCCTTGAACAACATAAAGAGAAATTGGACGAGGATTGTCGACGCCGCATGTATACCAATCCACTGCGTGTATTGGACTCTAAAAACCCTGAAGTTCAGCAACTTTTGAATGATGCACCGGAGCTGTTTGATTATCTTGATAGCGAATCAAAAGAGCACTTTGATGGACTGTGTCAGCTACTTGATAGCGCCGGGATCAAATACCGCATCAACCAGCGTCTGGTTCGCGGTCTTGATTATTATAACCGTACGGTTTTTGAATGGGTGACATCGGCGTTGGGTGCACAGGGAACCGTCTGTGCCGGTGGTCGCTACGATGGTTTGGTTGAACAATTGGGCGGTAAGGCAACACCAGCGGTTGGTTTTGCCATGGGCATGGAGCGTATGGTCCTGTTGGTGCAGGAGGTCAATCCTGACTTTGTTGCTGATCTGGCTGTTGCTGATGTTTATTTCTCTTCCTTTGGTGAAGGTAGCCAGCAAGCGGCATTGATATTGGCCGAAAAAATCCGTGATCAACTGCCAGAATTACGTCTGATGACCAATCATGGCGGCGGTAACTTTAAGAAACAGTTGACGCGTGCGAGTAAACACGGTGCCAAAGTTGCCTTAATTCTGGGTGAAGATGAAATTCAGGCAGGCAATATTTCAGTGAAAGATTTACGCAACGGTGAACAAGAAACCTTGTCACAACAAGCGGTCGCAGCGCGTTTGAGCGAACTGTTAGGCTAA
- a CDS encoding YfgM family protein yields MQVYTTETEQVDAIKRFFSTNGKYLAVGLVLGIGVLLGWRYWQTHQTNQLHNTAAVFEDLNKSLASGSKEKVVAVEKFANETDNVYGVMADLELAKQAVAQNDLAQAEKNLLAASGKAKDENMQAVSNLRLARVQLAEDKTDVALKTLDLVKGKGWQVMVEDIRGDILAKKGDIAGARAAYSTGLGLDGPQVIKDFMKIKLNNLSN; encoded by the coding sequence GTGCAAGTCTATACTACAGAAACTGAACAAGTTGACGCGATCAAGCGTTTTTTCTCTACCAACGGTAAATACCTTGCTGTTGGTCTGGTGTTAGGCATTGGTGTTTTGTTGGGGTGGCGTTACTGGCAGACTCATCAAACCAACCAGTTGCATAATACGGCGGCAGTATTTGAAGATTTGAACAAATCACTGGCGTCGGGATCGAAAGAAAAAGTTGTTGCCGTAGAAAAATTCGCTAATGAGACGGACAATGTCTACGGTGTTATGGCTGATCTGGAGCTGGCAAAACAGGCTGTTGCTCAGAATGATCTGGCTCAGGCAGAGAAAAATTTGCTAGCCGCATCCGGTAAAGCCAAAGATGAGAATATGCAAGCAGTGTCTAACCTTCGTCTGGCGCGGGTTCAATTGGCGGAAGATAAAACAGATGTTGCATTGAAAACGCTGGATTTGGTCAAAGGCAAAGGCTGGCAGGTTATGGTTGAGGATATTCGCGGGGATATTCTGGCTAAAAAAGGGGATATTGCTGGCGCACGTGCAGCCTATTCTACAGGGCTTGGACTTGATGGCCCGCAGGTAATTAAGGATTTTATGAAAATCAAACTTAATAATTTATCCAACTAA
- the bamB gene encoding outer membrane protein assembly factor BamB, protein MQLRKTLLVGLVASVLLAGCSSEQDSVTMSPLPKVENQFKPRIVWDKSVGSGTGEYYSHLSPTWQGSTAYVADRHGIVKAFDIDSGKEIWATDLSEKAGLLSSRLPALLSGGLTVSGDRLYIGTEKAKVIALDATNGKVEWESTVAGEALSRPVVSDGFVLIHTGNGMLQALNETDGHIAWSVNLDTPALSVRGESAPAVAYGAAIVGSDNGRISAVLLSEGQLIWQQRISQVTGSTEIDRLNDVDMTPVISDNVIYAIAYNGNLVAMDMRSGQIIWKRDLGSVHDMVVTDSNIFVVDQDDRILSLRKGDGVTLWSQNDLLHRHLTAPEMYNGYLVVGDAEGYLHWLNMADGKFVAQNKIDSSGLLSRPVVASDKLMLQAKDGTVYLYTR, encoded by the coding sequence ATGCAGCTGCGAAAAACACTCTTGGTTGGATTGGTTGCTTCTGTTCTGCTGGCAGGTTGTTCAAGTGAACAGGATTCGGTAACAATGTCACCGTTACCGAAGGTTGAAAATCAATTCAAACCTCGTATCGTTTGGGATAAGTCCGTTGGGAGTGGTACGGGGGAGTATTACTCTCATTTATCACCAACCTGGCAAGGTTCAACAGCTTACGTTGCTGACCGTCATGGTATTGTCAAAGCATTTGATATAGACAGCGGCAAAGAAATATGGGCAACGGATCTGTCAGAAAAAGCAGGTTTATTGTCATCCCGTTTACCCGCACTGCTTTCTGGTGGCTTGACTGTATCCGGTGATCGTCTGTATATCGGAACAGAAAAAGCAAAAGTCATCGCACTGGATGCAACGAACGGTAAGGTTGAATGGGAATCGACAGTTGCTGGCGAAGCGTTGTCCCGTCCTGTAGTGAGTGATGGTTTTGTCTTGATTCATACCGGTAATGGTATGTTGCAGGCATTAAACGAAACGGATGGTCATATTGCCTGGTCAGTTAACCTGGATACACCTGCATTATCTGTTCGTGGTGAATCCGCTCCTGCCGTAGCCTATGGTGCAGCTATTGTCGGTAGCGACAATGGCCGCATTAGTGCGGTGTTGTTGTCTGAAGGGCAACTAATTTGGCAGCAGCGAATTTCTCAGGTAACAGGTTCTACCGAAATAGATCGCTTGAATGATGTCGATATGACTCCGGTCATTTCTGACAATGTTATTTACGCGATTGCTTATAACGGCAATTTGGTGGCAATGGATATGCGTTCAGGCCAGATCATTTGGAAACGTGATCTGGGATCAGTGCATGATATGGTGGTCACTGACAGCAATATTTTTGTTGTTGATCAAGATGATCGTATTTTGTCCCTACGCAAGGGTGATGGTGTGACATTATGGTCGCAAAATGATCTCTTGCACCGTCACCTGACAGCCCCAGAAATGTACAATGGCTATCTGGTTGTTGGTGATGCTGAAGGTTACTTGCATTGGTTGAATATGGCTGATGGCAAATTTGTAGCGCAGAACAAGATTGATAGTTCTGGTCTGTTGAGTCGTCCGGTTGTTGCCAGCGATAAACTGATGTTACAAGCGAAGGACGGGACAGTTTATCTGTATACCCGCTAA
- the der gene encoding ribosome biogenesis GTPase Der, translated as MIPVVALVGRPNVGKSTLFNRLTRTRDALVADFPGLTRDRKYGRAEVEGQEFIIIDTGGIDGTEEGVETHMATQSLMAIEEADIVLFMVDARSGLMPADHAIAKHLRSREKATFLVANKTDGIDIDTSIAEFYSLGLGDVYSIAASHGRGVTQLIERVLLPYSDKEETEQVELTEEEANAAYWAEMEQAEFDASAEQEKEEEAFDPTTLPLKLAIVGRPNVGKSTLTNRILGEERVVVYDMPGTTRDSIYIPMERDGREYILIDTAGVRKRGKVTETVEKFSVIKTLQAIEDANVVLLVVDAREGISDQDLSLLGFILNSGRSLVIAINKWDGMSQEDKDHVKDMLELRLGFVDFARIHFISALHGSGVGNLFESILEAYESATRRVSTSLLTRIMRMAEDDHQPPMIRGRRVKMKYAHAGGYNPPIVVIHGNQVTDLPDSYKRYLMNYFRRSLKVMGTPIRIQFKEGANPYADKKNTLTASQLRKRKRLMEHLKKR; from the coding sequence ATGATACCTGTCGTTGCGCTGGTTGGGCGCCCCAATGTTGGAAAATCTACCTTATTTAACCGATTAACCCGAACCAGAGATGCGCTGGTAGCGGATTTCCCTGGCTTAACCCGTGATCGTAAGTATGGACGGGCAGAGGTTGAAGGGCAGGAATTCATCATCATTGATACGGGTGGTATCGATGGTACAGAAGAAGGCGTAGAAACGCATATGGCTACGCAATCTCTGATGGCCATAGAAGAGGCGGACATTGTTCTGTTTATGGTTGACGCCAGATCGGGATTGATGCCTGCTGACCATGCGATTGCCAAGCATTTGCGTAGCCGTGAAAAAGCAACTTTTCTGGTGGCGAATAAAACCGATGGTATCGATATTGATACCTCGATAGCTGAGTTTTATTCACTCGGTTTAGGTGATGTTTATTCCATCGCGGCTTCCCACGGTCGTGGTGTGACCCAACTGATTGAACGTGTGTTGTTGCCATATTCTGATAAAGAAGAAACGGAACAAGTTGAGTTAACTGAGGAAGAAGCTAACGCGGCTTATTGGGCCGAAATGGAGCAAGCCGAATTTGATGCTTCTGCTGAACAAGAAAAAGAGGAGGAGGCATTTGATCCCACAACATTGCCTCTGAAACTTGCGATTGTTGGTCGTCCTAATGTGGGTAAATCCACATTAACCAACCGTATCCTCGGTGAAGAGCGTGTTGTCGTTTATGATATGCCAGGAACAACCCGTGACAGCATTTATATTCCTATGGAGCGTGATGGCCGTGAATATATTTTGATTGATACAGCGGGTGTGCGTAAGCGTGGAAAAGTCACTGAAACAGTTGAAAAATTCTCTGTGATTAAAACGCTTCAGGCGATTGAAGATGCCAATGTTGTGTTACTGGTAGTGGATGCCCGTGAAGGTATTTCTGATCAAGATCTCTCCCTGCTTGGTTTTATTCTTAACAGTGGTCGTTCTCTGGTTATCGCCATCAACAAATGGGATGGCATGAGTCAGGAAGACAAAGATCACGTTAAGGATATGCTTGAGCTGCGTTTGGGGTTTGTTGATTTTGCCCGTATTCACTTTATTTCTGCGTTACATGGCAGTGGTGTTGGGAATTTATTTGAATCAATTCTGGAAGCCTATGAAAGTGCCACCCGTCGCGTGAGCACTTCCTTATTGACTCGTATTATGCGCATGGCAGAAGATGATCACCAACCGCCAATGATCCGTGGTCGCAGGGTGAAAATGAAATATGCTCATGCTGGTGGATATAACCCACCTATCGTGGTTATCCACGGTAATCAGGTCACAGATTTACCTGATTCCTATAAGCGTTATTTGATGAATTATTTCCGCCGCTCTTTGAAGGTCATGGGAACACCTATCCGCATCCAATTTAAAGAAGGGGCTAACCCTTATGCGGATAAGAAAAATACATTGACAGCATCTCAGCTCCGTAAACGTAAGCGTTTAATGGAACATCTGAAAAAGCGGTAA
- a CDS encoding amidase, whose protein sequence is MKHEDYIQHDGLSLGELVRKGKITPEELLDAAITQMERIQPAINAVCWSELDLARDQAKQMHQTLQSNKETLKGQFLGVPMLLKDLGITAKGFILTNGSRLFKGDKSSQDNELALRLRKAGFNFFGRSKTPEFGANCTTEALFYGEPTRNPWNTALSSGGSSGGAAAAVAAGILPVAHASDGGGSIRIPASCCGLFGLKPTRMRNPTGPIAGEGWGSLGVEHVISRSVRDSAAVLDATHGRDIGAPYCAPIFTGRYQDLNKTELQPLRIGLVTKSPSGLPVHTDCLAAVEDAAKLCETLGHHIMPTELPDINYADFGHAMRLIVAASIAQAVRAGCAIHNTAPNLDLLEISIFTAIDFAKKHSAVDYTDAVALIHQIGRKLGFFMQNYDVLLTPTLTSPPVEIGRYAANRDYVTHRSDTLQFTAFLPYFNASGQPAMSVPLYWNRDNLPIGVQFAADAGREDVLFRLAFQLEQARPWFDKLSPLAF, encoded by the coding sequence ATGAAGCATGAAGACTATATTCAGCATGACGGTTTGAGTCTTGGAGAACTTGTACGAAAGGGCAAAATAACCCCGGAAGAACTGTTGGATGCCGCCATTACCCAGATGGAACGGATCCAGCCTGCGATCAATGCCGTATGCTGGTCTGAACTCGACTTGGCGCGCGATCAGGCAAAGCAAATGCACCAAACCCTGCAATCGAACAAGGAAACACTCAAAGGTCAGTTCCTTGGCGTTCCAATGCTGCTGAAAGACCTCGGTATAACGGCAAAAGGATTTATCCTCACCAATGGATCACGCCTTTTTAAAGGCGACAAAAGCAGTCAAGATAATGAATTGGCCTTGCGTCTTCGCAAAGCTGGGTTTAATTTTTTCGGGCGATCTAAGACACCTGAATTTGGTGCGAACTGCACGACTGAAGCTCTTTTTTATGGGGAACCAACGCGCAATCCTTGGAATACCGCTCTTTCTTCAGGCGGATCTTCAGGCGGGGCGGCGGCGGCAGTCGCGGCCGGTATCTTGCCAGTCGCCCATGCTTCTGATGGTGGCGGTTCCATCCGAATTCCCGCCTCATGCTGTGGTCTCTTCGGTCTTAAACCAACCCGAATGCGCAATCCAACAGGGCCGATTGCAGGTGAAGGCTGGGGCAGTCTTGGCGTGGAACACGTCATTTCGAGGTCAGTACGTGACAGTGCAGCTGTTCTGGATGCGACACATGGTAGGGACATCGGGGCTCCCTACTGTGCACCTATTTTTACAGGTCGCTATCAGGATTTAAATAAGACAGAACTTCAGCCATTACGCATAGGTCTGGTGACAAAATCCCCTTCCGGATTACCCGTTCACACCGATTGCCTTGCAGCCGTTGAAGATGCTGCGAAATTGTGTGAAACATTGGGTCATCATATCATGCCGACAGAATTGCCTGATATTAATTATGCGGACTTTGGCCATGCCATGCGTCTGATCGTTGCGGCAAGCATTGCACAAGCCGTGCGGGCAGGTTGCGCCATACATAATACGGCACCTAATCTTGACCTTCTGGAAATATCCATTTTCACTGCAATTGATTTTGCAAAAAAACATTCAGCTGTAGATTACACCGATGCTGTTGCACTGATACATCAAATTGGCCGCAAACTTGGATTTTTCATGCAAAATTATGATGTACTTCTAACCCCTACACTTACCTCTCCTCCCGTTGAAATCGGTCGCTATGCGGCAAATCGGGACTATGTGACTCATCGTTCCGATACACTGCAATTTACGGCATTCTTGCCATATTTTAACGCTAGCGGGCAACCTGCCATGTCAGTCCCCTTGTACTGGAACAGAGATAACTTACCTATTGGCGTACAATTTGCAGCCGATGCAGGGCGTGAAGATGTGTTATTCCGGCTAGCCTTTCAATTGGAGCAAGCAAGGCCATGGTTTGACAAGTTAAGTCCTTTGGCTTTTTAA
- a CDS encoding protealysin propeptide domain-containing protein, producing MIDNRARKQNIIPPYLLEYIAKNCDANDEKYVLKTLDHVNKLMKQSTKEDTLDSENNPLLYKNRKNPKSEDSY from the coding sequence ATGATTGACAATAGAGCAAGAAAACAAAACATCATTCCCCCTTATTTATTAGAATATATTGCAAAAAACTGTGATGCTAATGATGAGAAGTATGTTTTGAAAACCTTAGATCATGTTAATAAACTCATGAAGCAATCAACCAAAGAAGACACCTTAGACTCTGAAAATAATCCTTTATTATATAAAAATAGGAAAAACCCTAAATCAGAAGATAGTTATTAA
- a CDS encoding M4 family metallopeptidase — MRNHQNKLNKSGIIPPSLLEYVVKICGQVDKAYILKTLDHVFNMMNSSAEMDALIHGYQPGFDNKLNRTIYNAEYNDQYPGNKLILCEGMAMIDDISATGAYNYLGKTYEFYQKIFGRNSIDNKGLKLVATVHYQKNYMNAFWDNNQMVFGDGYAPYFNCFTSCIDITAHELTHGVTESEANLDYAYQSGALNESISDVFGIMVKQYANNQKVNESDWLIGQGIFGPALNPNNDPNVALRSFKNPGSANPKDNQVSHMDQYQDLSVRDDNGGVHKYSGIPNKAFYLLATELGGYSWEQAGKIWYNTLLDKRLSHKASFDDFAQLTIDNANKLFGKKISDIVTHSWKQVGTLL; from the coding sequence ATGCGCAACCATCAAAATAAATTAAATAAATCTGGTATCATCCCACCATCTTTATTGGAATACGTTGTTAAAATTTGCGGCCAAGTCGACAAAGCGTACATATTGAAAACATTAGATCATGTTTTCAATATGATGAATAGCTCTGCTGAAATGGATGCATTAATTCATGGATATCAACCAGGTTTTGATAATAAATTAAATAGAACTATTTACAATGCTGAATATAATGATCAATACCCAGGGAATAAATTAATTTTATGCGAGGGCATGGCTATGATTGATGATATTTCAGCCACTGGCGCTTATAATTATCTTGGTAAAACATATGAGTTTTATCAGAAAATTTTTGGCCGTAATTCAATTGATAACAAAGGTCTTAAATTAGTTGCTACTGTACATTACCAAAAAAACTATATGAATGCATTTTGGGATAATAATCAAATGGTCTTCGGTGATGGTTATGCACCTTATTTTAACTGTTTCACTTCCTGCATTGACATTACTGCGCATGAATTAACTCATGGAGTAACTGAAAGTGAAGCAAATCTTGACTATGCCTATCAATCGGGTGCATTAAACGAATCAATCTCAGATGTATTCGGTATTATGGTAAAACAATATGCAAATAACCAAAAAGTTAATGAATCTGATTGGTTGATAGGCCAGGGAATATTTGGCCCAGCACTTAATCCGAACAATGACCCTAATGTTGCCTTACGCTCATTTAAAAATCCTGGATCAGCAAACCCGAAGGATAATCAAGTTAGTCATATGGATCAATATCAGGATTTATCCGTCAGAGATGATAACGGAGGTGTTCACAAATATTCTGGTATTCCTAATAAGGCATTCTATTTATTGGCAACCGAGTTGGGAGGGTATTCTTGGGAGCAAGCGGGAAAAATTTGGTATAATACATTATTGGACAAACGATTATCCCACAAAGCCAGCTTTGATGATTTTGCACAGCTAACCATTGATAATGCTAACAAATTATTTGGCAAGAAAATTTCAGATATTGTGACTCATTCATGGAAACAAGTCGGAACTTTACTCTAA
- a CDS encoding M4 family metallopeptidase: MSNNQTNIYSLIPPFVLEHISDDCDAYTNQYVLKTLGHVYQLMNTPAEDTVSQQDKQETKKEVNDKLHRTIYDAKNKEEFPGEELSRSEGMSESLDDSVNEAYEYIGKTHEFYKKVFGRNSLDNKGIKLVATVHFGKNYLNAFWTRKQMVFGDGDGKYFNRFTSAIDIIAHELTHGVIESEAGLDYIYQSGALNESIADVFGIMVKQYVNNQKVDESNWLLGQGLLGPKFNPENKSDVSLRTFINPGSAFSGDKQVGHMDLYEDLPFIIDNGGVHIHSGIPNRAFYLVAMELGGYAWEKAGKIWYETLLDKRLSSDADFEDFAKLTIDNAEKLFNKKTSKIVSHGWKEVGVLLSKE, translated from the coding sequence ATGAGCAATAATCAAACCAACATATATAGCTTAATTCCTCCATTTGTGCTGGAACATATCTCTGATGATTGTGATGCATATACTAATCAATATGTATTAAAAACATTAGGTCATGTTTATCAATTGATGAATACTCCTGCTGAAGACACTGTTTCTCAACAGGATAAACAAGAAACTAAAAAAGAGGTGAACGATAAACTGCATCGCACTATCTATGATGCTAAAAATAAAGAGGAATTCCCAGGAGAAGAGTTATCTCGCAGTGAAGGTATGTCAGAGAGTTTAGATGATTCAGTTAATGAGGCTTATGAATATATTGGCAAGACTCATGAATTCTATAAAAAAGTTTTCGGCCGCAATTCTCTTGATAATAAAGGAATCAAGTTAGTTGCTACAGTACATTTTGGAAAAAATTATCTGAATGCATTCTGGACTAGAAAACAAATGGTATTTGGTGATGGAGATGGAAAATATTTCAATCGTTTTACTTCTGCCATTGATATTATAGCTCATGAGTTAACCCATGGTGTCATCGAAAGCGAAGCTGGACTAGATTATATCTATCAGTCTGGTGCACTTAATGAATCCATCGCAGACGTATTTGGCATTATGGTAAAACAATATGTTAATAACCAAAAAGTCGATGAATCCAATTGGCTATTAGGCCAAGGTTTACTTGGGCCAAAATTTAATCCAGAAAATAAATCCGATGTTAGCTTACGCACCTTTATTAACCCCGGAAGTGCATTTTCTGGAGATAAGCAAGTTGGTCATATGGATCTATATGAAGACCTTCCCTTCATAATTGATAATGGAGGCGTTCACATACACTCAGGCATTCCTAACAGGGCATTTTATTTAGTGGCGATGGAGTTGGGAGGCTATGCCTGGGAAAAAGCAGGAAAGATTTGGTATGAAACGCTACTGGATAAACGTCTATCTTCAGATGCAGATTTCGAGGATTTTGCCAAATTGACGATTGATAATGCTGAGAAATTATTCAACAAAAAAACATCAAAGATTGTTAGTCATGGTTGGAAAGAAGTTGGTGTTCTACTTTCCAAAGAATAA